The proteins below come from a single Rhodohalobacter sp. SW132 genomic window:
- a CDS encoding MauE/DoxX family redox-associated membrane protein, with the protein MKLTQPDSATTLDRRMGFAILRFVLGINMLGRSLVRLPEINEFASGMADGFADTFLPGPFVYIFGFVVVLTELVIGVLLVLGWKTRWALLTMGILLASLTFGQLLQQSYGTVANILLYVIAVGFLLFNTRYDYFGIDRGFSVK; encoded by the coding sequence ATGAAACTTACTCAACCAGATTCTGCCACAACTCTTGACCGCCGAATGGGATTTGCCATCCTCCGTTTTGTTCTCGGTATTAATATGCTGGGACGAAGCCTGGTTCGGCTCCCCGAAATCAATGAATTTGCTTCCGGAATGGCAGACGGTTTTGCCGACACCTTTCTGCCCGGTCCGTTCGTCTACATCTTCGGGTTTGTGGTTGTACTGACTGAACTGGTTATTGGCGTTCTCCTTGTCCTCGGCTGGAAAACCCGCTGGGCGCTGCTTACGATGGGAATTTTGCTGGCATCCCTTACCTTTGGTCAGCTTCTTCAGCAGAGTTACGGCACCGTTGCCAATATCCTTCTCTACGTGATCGCCGTAGGCTTTTTGCTCTTTAACACCCGTTACGACTACTTCGGTATCGACAGGGGATTTTCCGTGAAATAG
- a CDS encoding FISUMP domain-containing protein, protein MEKIKSTLVFSILFMAVINISCSKDDEMTAFTDERDGKTYQLFEYGNQVWMGENLNFASDGSWSYENSSAHADEFGRLYNWNSAVNSCPNGWRLPTHQENSTMVDNLGGIEHAGAALKSSEHLGLALGGYRSTEESFEEVGNVGVYWSGTETEMDETAGPAESAWNLAIYNMSDETRQRRVQKDYGFNVRCIQD, encoded by the coding sequence ATGGAAAAGATTAAATCAACACTGGTATTTTCTATTCTCTTTATGGCAGTTATAAACATCTCATGCAGTAAGGATGATGAGATGACTGCTTTTACTGATGAAAGAGATGGTAAAACATACCAACTTTTCGAATATGGGAATCAGGTCTGGATGGGAGAAAATCTGAATTTCGCATCCGATGGTAGCTGGAGCTATGAAAACAGCTCTGCACATGCGGATGAATTTGGCAGGTTGTACAACTGGAATTCAGCAGTTAATTCTTGTCCCAATGGCTGGCGCTTACCTACTCACCAGGAAAACTCTACGATGGTTGATAACCTTGGTGGAATTGAACATGCAGGGGCTGCACTTAAATCAAGCGAACATTTAGGACTGGCATTAGGCGGTTACAGATCAACAGAAGAATCCTTTGAGGAGGTGGGGAACGTGGGTGTGTATTGGTCAGGGACAGAAACAGAAATGGATGAAACTGCAGGTCCGGCGGAATCAGCCTGGAACCTGGCTATTTATAACATGAGTGATGAAACCCGGCAGCGGCGGGTCCAAAAAGATTATGGTTTTAACGTACGGTGTATTCAAGATTAG
- a CDS encoding RNase J family beta-CASP ribonuclease — MKIYTIGGYNEVGKNMTAIEVRDEIVILDMGYDMEELIDMESEAESSATKNLIHSGVIPNDKEIYQQREKVKGIIIGHGHLDHVGAVAKMAGSYNCPIFASPYTMKIVEEQIRQDDKGVKNERVVLMPGNIHNLTSNFAIEFVKVTHSIPDTMLTILHTPEGRVAYGLDFRIDRKPVLGETVDFDRLNELGSEGVKVLIGDSTRAGDQGTSSTESAVKEQLSYTLDQIYGEQSAVVVTTFSSHIERLKSILEANAGRRKVAFIGRSLKDYTLPARDLGYIDLKNVKMASYRDEVNDLFEKITENRENWLIVCTGNQGESRSVLEKLSNDRYEFRLQAGDHVVFSTSTIPTLINMADRYRLERNLKNKKVTLHMDIHASGHGHREDLRLLIQTLKPEIMIPAHGDIQKLAEHATIAQEEGYILNQNLFICENGNVLEF; from the coding sequence ATGAAGATATATACAATTGGAGGGTACAACGAAGTTGGAAAAAACATGACCGCCATTGAGGTCAGGGATGAAATCGTCATCCTCGATATGGGATACGATATGGAAGAGCTGATTGACATGGAAAGCGAGGCTGAATCATCCGCTACGAAAAATTTGATCCACTCCGGAGTAATACCCAATGATAAAGAGATTTACCAACAGCGCGAGAAAGTAAAAGGGATTATTATTGGCCATGGCCACCTCGATCATGTTGGCGCCGTAGCTAAAATGGCCGGCTCGTATAATTGCCCGATTTTTGCCTCACCCTATACAATGAAGATCGTGGAAGAACAGATCAGGCAGGACGACAAGGGTGTAAAAAACGAAAGAGTTGTGCTGATGCCGGGAAACATTCACAATCTTACCTCGAACTTTGCCATTGAGTTTGTGAAAGTAACCCATTCAATTCCCGATACCATGCTAACTATTCTCCATACACCGGAGGGACGAGTTGCATACGGTCTCGATTTCCGGATCGACAGAAAACCTGTTTTGGGCGAGACAGTTGACTTTGACCGTCTGAATGAACTTGGCAGCGAGGGTGTAAAAGTTTTGATTGGAGATTCCACCCGTGCAGGTGATCAGGGGACAAGCTCCACCGAATCGGCTGTAAAAGAGCAGCTGTCCTATACACTCGATCAAATCTATGGGGAGCAGTCAGCCGTTGTGGTTACTACGTTTTCATCTCACATCGAACGGCTTAAAAGTATTCTGGAGGCAAATGCCGGACGGCGGAAGGTTGCCTTTATTGGCCGGTCATTAAAAGATTACACTCTGCCCGCCCGCGATCTCGGGTATATAGATTTAAAGAATGTTAAAATGGCCAGCTATCGCGATGAGGTGAATGATCTGTTTGAGAAAATTACCGAAAACAGGGAAAATTGGCTGATTGTGTGTACCGGCAATCAGGGAGAAAGCCGGTCTGTTCTCGAAAAACTTTCAAATGATCGTTATGAGTTTCGTCTTCAGGCCGGAGACCATGTTGTGTTCTCTACCTCAACCATTCCAACGCTGATTAACATGGCTGATCGGTACAGGCTGGAACGTAACTTGAAAAACAAAAAGGTAACGCTGCACATGGATATTCACGCATCAGGCCACGGGCACCGTGAGGATCTGCGTCTTCTAATACAGACACTTAAGCCGGAGATCATGATACCTGCTCACGGAGATATCCAGAAGCTTGCTGAGCACGCCACAATTGCGCAGGAAGAGGGGTACATTTTAAATCAAAATCTCTTTATATGTGAAAACGGAAACGTTCTTGAGTTTTAG
- a CDS encoding dodecin family protein, with amino-acid sequence MAITKVIEVIASSEKSFDDATNNVLKEASKSVNNIESIYIKEMNANVENNKIVSYGVNAKVSFKVSK; translated from the coding sequence ATGGCAATTACAAAAGTAATAGAAGTGATAGCAAGTTCAGAGAAAAGTTTTGACGATGCGACAAATAATGTCCTTAAAGAGGCGTCAAAATCGGTAAATAATATCGAATCGATCTACATTAAAGAGATGAATGCAAATGTAGAAAATAACAAAATCGTATCGTATGGTGTGAATGCAAAAGTTTCATTTAAAGTGAGCAAATGA